Proteins encoded by one window of Astatotilapia calliptera chromosome 13, fAstCal1.2, whole genome shotgun sequence:
- the agpat4 gene encoding 1-acyl-sn-glycerol-3-phosphate acyltransferase delta isoform X2, giving the protein MGLLQLLKSQFLCHLIICYVFLVSGLIINLLQLCTLPVWLVSKQLARRINIRLAYCISSQMVAILEWWSGTECTLYTDPKSYPLYGKENAIVVLNHAFEIDFLCGWTFCERFGVLGSSKVLAKKQLAYVPIIGWMWYFLEIVFCKRKWEEDRRTVNESLEKLRDYPENFWFLLYCEGTRFTPKKHQVSMQVAESKGLSKLKYHLLPRTKGFWVTVQSLRGTAAAVYDSTLNFRNNEMPTLLGLLNGKKYHADLYVRRIPLELIPEDEKECAEWLHKLYQEKDSFQEHYAKTGRFPGPIMSPPRRPWSLINWLFWSCLLLYPLGLLLTQLISSGSVFTIVASVAVCSAAADLTPQIFTGSSLDDWPD; this is encoded by the exons ATGGGGCTTCTTCAGCTGCTAAAATCCCAGTTCTTGTGCCACCTGATCATCTGCTATGTCTTCCTGGTCAGCGGCCTTATTATCAACCTGTTGCAGCTTTGTACTTTACCTGTGTGGCTGGTCAGTAAGCAGCTGGCCCGCAGAATCAACATCAGACTGGCCTACTGCATCTCCAGCC AGATGGTTGCTATCTTGGAGTGGTGGTCTGGGACAGAGTGCACACTCTACACTGACCCAAAGAGTTATCCACTGTATGGAAAAGAGAATGCCATTGTGGTCCTCAACCACGCTTTTGAGATAGACTTCCTGTGTGGTTGGACCTTCTGTGAGAGATTTGGAGTTCTTGGG AGCTCAAAAGTGTTAGCCAAAAAACAGCTGGCTTATGTACCGATCATCGGCTGGATGTGGTACTTCTTGGAGATAGTTTTCTGCAAAAGGAAATGGGAGGAAGATCGAAGGACGGTGAATGAGAGTCTTGAGAAACTGCGGGATTACCCAGAAAACTTCTGG TTCTTGCTTTATTGCGAAGGGACACGCTTCACACCAAAGAAGCACCAGGTCAGCATGCAGGTGGCTGAAAGCAAAGGGTTGTCCAAACTAAAGTATCATCTTTTGCCCAGAACCAAAGGATTCTGGGTAACAGTTCAGAGCCTCAGAGGGACGG CTGCGGCTGTTTATGATTCCACGCTGAACTTCAGAAACAATGAAATGCCGACTTTGCTGGGGCTTCTTAACGGGAAAAAATATCACGCAGACTTATATGTGAG GAGAATTCCTCTAGAGTTGATCCCAGAAGATGAGAAGGAATGTGCTGAGTGGCTCCACAAACTTTACCAGGAGAAG GATAGCTTTCAAGAGCACTACGCAAAGACTGGGCGCTTCCCGGGCCCCATAATGAGTCCTCCTCGTCGGCCATGGTCCTTGATCAACTGGCTATTCTGGTCCTGCCTGCTCCTGTACCCTCTAGGCCTGCTGCTCACTCAGCTGATCAGCTCTGGATCAGTATTTACCATCGT
- the agpat4 gene encoding 1-acyl-sn-glycerol-3-phosphate acyltransferase delta isoform X3: MGLLQLLKSQFLCHLIICYVFLVSGLIINLLQLCTLPVWLVSKQLARRINIRLAYCISSQMVAILEWWSGTECTLYTDPKSYPLYGKENAIVVLNHAFEIDFLCGWTFCERFGVLGSSKVLAKKQLAYVPIIGWMWYFLEIVFCKRKWEEDRRTVNESLEKLRDYPENFWFLLYCEGTRFTPKKHQVSMQVAESKGLSKLKYHLLPRTKGFWVTVQSLRGTAAAVYDSTLNFRNNEMPTLLGLLNGKKYHADLYVRRIPLELIPEDEKECAEWLHKLYQEKDSFQEHYAKTGRFPGPIMSPPRRPWSLINWLFWSCLLLYPLGLLLTQLISSGSVFTIVASVAVCSAADLTPQIFTGSSLDDWPD, encoded by the exons ATGGGGCTTCTTCAGCTGCTAAAATCCCAGTTCTTGTGCCACCTGATCATCTGCTATGTCTTCCTGGTCAGCGGCCTTATTATCAACCTGTTGCAGCTTTGTACTTTACCTGTGTGGCTGGTCAGTAAGCAGCTGGCCCGCAGAATCAACATCAGACTGGCCTACTGCATCTCCAGCC AGATGGTTGCTATCTTGGAGTGGTGGTCTGGGACAGAGTGCACACTCTACACTGACCCAAAGAGTTATCCACTGTATGGAAAAGAGAATGCCATTGTGGTCCTCAACCACGCTTTTGAGATAGACTTCCTGTGTGGTTGGACCTTCTGTGAGAGATTTGGAGTTCTTGGG AGCTCAAAAGTGTTAGCCAAAAAACAGCTGGCTTATGTACCGATCATCGGCTGGATGTGGTACTTCTTGGAGATAGTTTTCTGCAAAAGGAAATGGGAGGAAGATCGAAGGACGGTGAATGAGAGTCTTGAGAAACTGCGGGATTACCCAGAAAACTTCTGG TTCTTGCTTTATTGCGAAGGGACACGCTTCACACCAAAGAAGCACCAGGTCAGCATGCAGGTGGCTGAAAGCAAAGGGTTGTCCAAACTAAAGTATCATCTTTTGCCCAGAACCAAAGGATTCTGGGTAACAGTTCAGAGCCTCAGAGGGACGG CTGCGGCTGTTTATGATTCCACGCTGAACTTCAGAAACAATGAAATGCCGACTTTGCTGGGGCTTCTTAACGGGAAAAAATATCACGCAGACTTATATGTGAG GAGAATTCCTCTAGAGTTGATCCCAGAAGATGAGAAGGAATGTGCTGAGTGGCTCCACAAACTTTACCAGGAGAAG GATAGCTTTCAAGAGCACTACGCAAAGACTGGGCGCTTCCCGGGCCCCATAATGAGTCCTCCTCGTCGGCCATGGTCCTTGATCAACTGGCTATTCTGGTCCTGCCTGCTCCTGTACCCTCTAGGCCTGCTGCTCACTCAGCTGATCAGCTCTGGATCAGTATTTACCATCGT
- the agpat4 gene encoding 1-acyl-sn-glycerol-3-phosphate acyltransferase delta isoform X4, with protein sequence MGLLQLLKSQFLCHLIICYVFLVSGLIINLLQLCTLPVWLVSKQLARRINIRLAYCISSQMVAILEWWSGTECTLYTDPKSYPLYGKENAIVVLNHAFEIDFLCGWTFCERFGVLGSSKVLAKKQLAYVPIIGWMWYFLEIVFCKRKWEEDRRTVNESLEKLRDYPENFWFLLYCEGTRFTPKKHQVSMQVAESKGLSKLKYHLLPRTKGFWVTVQSLRGTAAAVYDSTLNFRNNEMPTLLGLLNGKKYHADLYVRRIPLELIPEDEKECAEWLHKLYQEKDSFQEHYAKTGRFPGPIMSPPRRPWSLINWLFWSCLLLYPLGLLLTQLISSGSVFTIVASVAVCSAAPFCPNVT encoded by the exons ATGGGGCTTCTTCAGCTGCTAAAATCCCAGTTCTTGTGCCACCTGATCATCTGCTATGTCTTCCTGGTCAGCGGCCTTATTATCAACCTGTTGCAGCTTTGTACTTTACCTGTGTGGCTGGTCAGTAAGCAGCTGGCCCGCAGAATCAACATCAGACTGGCCTACTGCATCTCCAGCC AGATGGTTGCTATCTTGGAGTGGTGGTCTGGGACAGAGTGCACACTCTACACTGACCCAAAGAGTTATCCACTGTATGGAAAAGAGAATGCCATTGTGGTCCTCAACCACGCTTTTGAGATAGACTTCCTGTGTGGTTGGACCTTCTGTGAGAGATTTGGAGTTCTTGGG AGCTCAAAAGTGTTAGCCAAAAAACAGCTGGCTTATGTACCGATCATCGGCTGGATGTGGTACTTCTTGGAGATAGTTTTCTGCAAAAGGAAATGGGAGGAAGATCGAAGGACGGTGAATGAGAGTCTTGAGAAACTGCGGGATTACCCAGAAAACTTCTGG TTCTTGCTTTATTGCGAAGGGACACGCTTCACACCAAAGAAGCACCAGGTCAGCATGCAGGTGGCTGAAAGCAAAGGGTTGTCCAAACTAAAGTATCATCTTTTGCCCAGAACCAAAGGATTCTGGGTAACAGTTCAGAGCCTCAGAGGGACGG CTGCGGCTGTTTATGATTCCACGCTGAACTTCAGAAACAATGAAATGCCGACTTTGCTGGGGCTTCTTAACGGGAAAAAATATCACGCAGACTTATATGTGAG GAGAATTCCTCTAGAGTTGATCCCAGAAGATGAGAAGGAATGTGCTGAGTGGCTCCACAAACTTTACCAGGAGAAG GATAGCTTTCAAGAGCACTACGCAAAGACTGGGCGCTTCCCGGGCCCCATAATGAGTCCTCCTCGTCGGCCATGGTCCTTGATCAACTGGCTATTCTGGTCCTGCCTGCTCCTGTACCCTCTAGGCCTGCTGCTCACTCAGCTGATCAGCTCTGGATCAGTATTTACCATCGT